The Triticum urartu cultivar G1812 unplaced genomic scaffold, Tu2.1 TuUngrouped_contig_5515, whole genome shotgun sequence genome contains a region encoding:
- the LOC125529321 gene encoding uncharacterized protein LOC125529321 produces MSDCRFSLCNPATRQYARLPVPPGFVPLGMYSRSPTGEYRLLLYKFSTGPAPDAQGGSYVLVLGSGQPPRSIGCPDARELAFSLSFLFRGGLHWHKEQNERIVVFDTTTELFRHMRVPVVSRCTNLFEMDGMLGVSSFNYAAATIDIWMAQDYTSEVWCNKYHIELPVAKLTTRFGRFNTHGFGVVASSDGHLLMLLKFSDWLLQVDMDGKLVASFHCKGLAYTRFWLKQTLVSHTFFPALERYVVNAKPFI; encoded by the coding sequence ATGAGCGACTGCCGCTTCTCCCTCTGCAACCCGGCGACTCGTCAGTATGCTCGCCTCCCGGTGCCTCCTGGCTTCGTGCCCTTGGGGATGTACTCGCGCAGCCCAACCGGCGAGTACCGGCTATTGCTGTACAAGTTCTCCACTGGACCGGCGCCTGACGCTCAAGGTGGCTCCTACGTGTTGGTATTAGGCTCCGGCCAGCCGCCACGGTCCATAGGGTGCCCTGATGCTAGGGAACTGGCATTCAGCCTGTCATTCCTGTTCCGCGGTGGCCTGCATTGGCACAAAGAGCAGAATGAGAGGATAGTGGTATTCGACACCACCACTGAGTTGTTCCGGCACATGCGCGTTCCGGTTGTTTCTCGCTGCACTAACCTGTTTGAGATGGATGGAATGCTCGGCGTGTCCAGCTTTAATTATGCAGCGGCAACCATCGATATCTGGATGGCGCAGGACTACACGAGCGAGGTCTGGTGCAACAAGTACCACATTGAGTTGCCGGTTGCAAAGCTCACCACGCGCTTTGGAAGGTTTAACACACATGGGTTTGGGGTAGTCGCTTCTTCGGATGGTCATTTGCTCATGCTGCTCAAATTTAGCGACTGGCTACTTCAGGTTGATATGGATGGCAAGTTGGTCGCTAGTTTCCATTGCAAAGGCCTTGCTTATACTAGATTTTGGCTCAAACAAACTTTAGTTTCGCATACCTTCTTTCCGGCACTAGAGCGTTATGTTGTGAACGCTAAGCCTTTCATCTGA